In Polyodon spathula isolate WHYD16114869_AA chromosome 11, ASM1765450v1, whole genome shotgun sequence, one genomic interval encodes:
- the LOC121322878 gene encoding bromodomain adjacent to zinc finger domain protein 2B-like isoform X5: protein MESGERLASPPSASSSVPSASSTATATAPSKGSLSTGATALSATLTTCGHLFRASGDQPFTLSAVSSAFPMVNHPAFGLYTTSSGRSEFGGLGTLGASAALATHPQLGPFPEWWRTSDAHACAGATFFPPLLRIPPLFAAPVQNADSSSFQSRTASKNGRGAQKGMNGAVNGSSNTLPSGVNTSAMAVTVLGSSGQTKVANSSGRGRKCNQEQTNSQLQDKAADKPKDKKLRKKLDDSSSNSDSESGSSSDTSSEGVSSSDSEDDDDDDDEEDDDDQSNEESEDDDSNSESEARVKDKTKVLMQNVKEAKKDGQKAVEDKEPQDKTTNQQRHFASDPETRKQPQVLSQQLPLVFQSSEAKDEMGKKHLSVIHSTGLAASTKPLALVTQARKESFPKPHFSSLEILNTGNKNTTEEPGSQINDLRLKQEQFKLAFPVQLKKQQELYKNQKKVASALSSPKPTTDSPASQKLTPANRNHSNIFLSNTLLGHHQPNGVIQSAIQDSPLALTTKPRSQPKSNDKPVLNSSSASFPSPVNLCTSGKNHSSNQMMPTRPSTSPALSRVSGKDKAIGAMVTPVGKAPSHLVQSLLDQFRGAESDIPSSKDSDDSIEDEDDEDDDEDDDDEDEEDEEDSDDSQSESVSNFDSDSDGSEDDEKDHEEIETDTEGEKTPLKLNKTAPSPTNCTPLNLQVIKTPNSAPSALLTVPGSPAYHSTPSSSYTHSTSPGSAKRRRVTDERELQIPLEYGWQREARIREIGGRLQGEVAYYAPCGKKLRQYPEVMKYLTRNGITDITRDNFSFSAKIRVGDFYEARDGPQGMQWSLLNKEEVIPRIRAMEGRRGRPPNPDRMRSGDGSRMRRRKGRPPNVGASEILSNTDAKLIRRLEAQEIARQAAQIKLMRKLEKQALARAAKEARKQQAIMAAEEKRKQKEQIKIFKQQEKIKRIQQIRLEKELRAQQILEAKRKKKEEAANAKISEAEKRTKEKEMRRQQAILLKHQELERHRLDMVWERERRRQHMMLLKAVDARKKAEEKERLKQEKKDEKRLNKERKLELRRLELEIAKELKKPNEDMCLADHKPLPELNRIPGLVLNGSTFSDCLMVVQFLRTFGKVLGFDISVDVPHLSVLQEGLLNVGDSMGEVQDLLVRLLSAVVCDPGLPPGCRAKTALGDHLTNIGINRDNVSEILQIYMEAHCGQTELTESLETKAFQAHTPMQKASILAFLVNELACSKSVVSEIDKNIDHMSNLRRDKWIVEGKLRKLRIIHAKKTGKRDTSGCADGGEEQQALGTPTAGRKRKQKGGDSDDDDDDDDDDDSDEQGDEEEDEEDDGKKGKKVEACEDEDDGYQTTSVEELEKQIEKLTKQQSQFRRKLFESSHSLRSMMFGQDRYKRRYWVLPQCGGVFVEALESGEGQEELAKERERLKNAEMIQVKEEPPEVPEEKPLDIISLNIGGAESREKGKQKDNPNLFLQKPGSFSKLSKLLEVAKMSPELDTLNQKPNGSQASIPTMIPSPSHTISQSALSPQPAVSQGCSDSKPDSTLNLFNPHLNSPGKFYSSPLLPNDQLLRVLTEKSGQWFSLLPRTPCDDTSVTHPTMPTTSSPKSSTMRSKSPSPSPAPILVSGSPQHPVGLNPFAFSALQMKPGLHLMGLPFCGWPSGMLSPNLPFTSSPLPHALNSGFGVTEGNHNPFLAASVSTSKSESPVPQNEKPPSAPSPAIEVAKPVDYPCPRPIPEEMQTGWWRVTDAEELRTLVKVLHLRGIREKALQKQIQKHMDYISQACSKNRDVAIMEISNNEENQVTQETLESWCVEEQAMDMDIAILQQVEELERRVASASLQVKGWIYPEPHSEREDLVYYEHKPLTKLKPEEDNVGEKQDCSDSSIVRHINNPLDIAVTRLAELERNIERRYLKSPLSTTIQIKLDNVGTVTVPAPAPSNSGDGDGGEEDIAPGLKVWRKALSEVRSAAQVALCIQQLQKSIAWEKSIMKVYCQICRKGDNEELLLLCDGCDKGCHTYCHRPKITTIPEGDWFCPACIAKASGQSPRSKKLQNRGVRKGNDVKCSKKLSVAGDVSEDDAASTSSTPKKGGKEPKKRKGDENTSLNQTKQESSSCVKKAKTARDNAKDLALCSLILSELETHEDAWPFLLPVNLKLVSGYKKVIKKPMAFATIREKLDSCQYQNLEAFVVDVRLVFDNCETFNEDDSDIGRAGHNMRRFFEIRWTELFQTS from the exons ATGGAGTCTGGAGAGCGGCTGGCCTCCCCACCATCAGCCTCCTCCTCTGTGCCCTCTGCCTCCTCGACAGCCACAGCAACAGCCCCCTCCAAAGGCAGTCTATCCACAGGGGCCACTGCACTGAGCGCCACACTCACCACCTGCG GGCATTTGTTCCGGGCATCCGGGGATCAGCCATTCACCTTGTCCGCTGTATCAAGTGCCTTCCCAATGGTCAATCACCCAGCCTTCGGTCTCTACACTACAAGCTCAGGGCGTTCAGAGTTTGGAGGCCTGGGAACACTTGGTGCATCTGCAGCCTTAGCGACACATCCTCAGCTCGGGCCTTTTCCAG AATGGTGGCGAACATCAGATGCCCACGCTTGTGCTGGTGCAACTTTCTTCCCACCTCTTCTGAGAATTCCTCCTCTCTTTGCTGCGCCAGTTCAGAATGCGGATTCCAGTTCATTCCAATCCCGGACAGCAAGTAAGAATGGCCGAGGAGCACAGAAAG GAATGAATGGTGCCGTAAATGGGAGCAGCAATACACTGCCATCTGGAGTGAACACATCTGCAATGGCTGTCACAGTATTAGGGTCATCAGGGCAAACAAAAGTAGCAAACTCTAGTGGAAGAGGTCGGAAATGTAATCAAGAGCAAACTAATAGTCAGCTTCAGGACAAAGCTGCTGACAAACCTAAAGACAAG AAACTCAGAAAGAAGCTGGACGACAGCTCCAGTAACAGCGATAGTGAGTCTGGCTCATCATCGGATACCTCTAGTGAAGGTGTAAGTAGCAGTGACTCTGAAGACGATGATGATGACGACGATGAAGAGGATGATGATGATCAAAGCAATGAAGAAAGTGAGGATGATGACTCTAACTCTGAAAGTGAAGCAAGAGTGAAAGACAAGACAAAG GTGTTGATGCAAAATGTGAAAGAAGCCAAAAAGGATGGCCAAAAGGCAGTTGAAGATAAGGAACCCCAGGATAAAACGACAAACCAACAGCGACATTTTGCTTCTGATCCCGAGACTCGGAAGCAGCCCCAGGTTTTGTCACAGCAACTCCCCCTTGTTTTCCAAAGCTCAGAGGCCAAGGATGAGATGGGAAAGAAGCACCTGAGTGTCATTCATTCCACAGGGCTTGCAGCCAGTACAAAACCCTTGGCTTTGGTCACTCAAGCAAGAAAGGAGTCCTTTCCTAAACCACATTTTTCTTCATTGGAAATTCTCAATACGgggaataaaaatacaacagagGAGCCTGGCTCACAGATTAATGATTTGAGATTGAAGCAG GAACAGTTCAAACTGGCATTTCCAGTGCAACTGAAGAAACAACAAGAATTGTATAAGAACCAGAAGAAAGTAGCTTCAGCTTTGTCCAGTCCTAAACCCACCACAGATTCCCCAGCCAGTCAGAAGCTGACCCCTGCTAACAGAAACCATTCAAATATCTTCCTCTCTAATACACTTTTGGGGCATCATCAGCCCAACGGGGTGATCCAGAGTGCTATCCAGGACTCCCCCTTAGCACTTACCACCAAACCCCGAAGTCAGCCAAAATCCAACGACAAGCCGGTTCTAAATTCCAGCAGCGCATCCTTTCCATCACCAGTAAACTTGTGTACAAGTGGAAAAAATCATTCCAGCAATCAGATGATGCCAACCAGGCCATCTACCTCTCCTGCTTTATCCAGGGTGTCCGGGAAAGATAAGGCAATCGGTGCTATGGTAACTCCTGTAGGAAAAGCCCCGTCTCACCTAGTGCAGTCTTTGCTGGATCAGTTCCGGGGGGCAGAGTCGGACATTCCCAGCAGCAAGGACTCTGATGATTCCATTGAGGACGAGGATGATGAAGACGATGACGAGGATGACGATGACGAAGATGAGGAGGACGAGGAAGATTCTGATGATAGCCAGTCAG AGTCTGTAAGCAATTTTGATTCCGACTCGGATGGTTCAGAGGATGATGAAAAGGACCATGAGGAGATAGAAACAGATACTGAAGGAGAGAAAACTcctttaaaactaaacaaaacagctcCTTCACCTACCAACTGTACACCTCTGAACCTTCAAGTAATAAAGACCCCGAACTCTGCTCCTTCTGCCTTACTGACTGTGCCAGGGTCACCAGCCTATCACAGCACTCCGTCATCTTCGTACACTCACTCCACATCACCAG gctCTGCTAAAAGGAGGAGGGTAACTGATGAACGGGAGCTACAAATTCCTCTAGAATATGG ATGGCAGAGAGAGGCAAGGATAAGAGAAATTGGTGGTCGTCTGCAAGGGGAGGTAGCATATTATGCCCCATGTGGAAAGAAACTGCGACAGTACCCTGAAGTAATGAAG tACCTTACCAGAAATGGAATAACAGACATCACACGAGATAATTTTAGCTTCAGTGCAAAAATAAGGGTTGGGGACTTCTATGAAGCCAGAGATGGACCTCAG GGTATGCAGTGGAGCTTGTTGAACAAGGAGGAGGTTATCCCTCGTATACGAGCTATGGAGGGGCGAAGAGGGCGCCCCCCAAACCCAGATCGAATGCGTTCCGGTGACGGATCTAGAATGAGGCGCAGGAAAGGACGACCTCCTAACGTTGGGGCCTCTGAGATCCTCAGCAACACTGATGCCAAACTGATCAGAAGACTAGAAGCTCAAG AAATAGCCAGGCAAGCAGCCCAGATTAAACTGATGCGAAAACTTGAAAAGCAAGCACTGGCACGTGCTGCTAAAGAAGCAAGGAAACAGCAAG caaTCATGGCAGCTGAGGAAAAGCGAAAACAGAAGGAgcaaataaagatttttaaacagCAG gAGAAGATCAAACGAATCCAGCAAATAAGACTGGAAAAAGAGCTTCGAGCTCAGCAAATTCTTGAg GCTAAAAGGAAAAAGAAGGAAGAAGCAGCAAATGCCAAAATATCGGAAGCTGAGAAACGAACAAAG gaGAAAGAAATGAGAAGGCAACAAGCTATACTTTTGAAGCACCAG GAGTTGGAGAGGCATAGACTAGATATGGTATgg gagcgagagaggagaaggCAACATATGATGCTGTTGAAAGCTGTGGATGCTAGAAAGAAAGCTGAG GAGAAAGAACGATTAAAGCAGGAAAAAAAGGATGAGAAACGTTTAAATAAGGAACGGAAATTGGAGCTGAGGAGACTGGAACTGGAGATTGCGAAGGAGCTGAAGAAGCCAAATGAGGATATGTGCTTAGCAGATCATAAG CCACTTCCAGAGCTGAATCGCATTCCCGGCCTCGTGCTGAACGGAAGCACCTTTTCAGATTGCCTGATGGTAGTGCAGTTCCTGCGTACCTTTGGGAAGGTTCTTGGCTTTGATATCAGTGTGGATGTCCCTCACCTGAGCGTGCTTCAGGAGGGGCTGCTCAATGTGGGAGACAGCATGGGAGAAGTGCAGGACCTGCTAGTGAGGCTCCTGTCAGCTGTCGTTTGTGATCCAGGACTGCCACCTGGCTGCCGC GCAAAAACTGCTCTTGGTGACCATTTGACAAACATTGGGATTAACCGGGATAATGTGTCGGAGATTCTGCAGATATACATGGAGGCACACTGTGGTCAGACAGAGCTCACTGAAAGCCTGGAGACAAAAGCTTTCCAGGCACACACTCCAATGCAGAAAGCATCAATTCTGGCTTTCCTTGTGAATGAGTTGGCATGCAGCAAGAGTGTAGTGAG tgagatTGACAAAAACATCGACCATATGTCTAATTTAAGAAGGGACAAGTGGATAGTTGAAGGCAAGCTCCGGAA GCTGAGGATTATTCATGCCAAGAAAACAGGAAAAAGGGACACAAGTGGATGTGCAGACGGGGGGGAGGAGCAGCAGGCCCTGGGCACCCCCACTGCTGGGCGCAAACGCAAGCAGAAAGGAGGGGACagtgatgacgatgatgatgatgatgatgatgatgatagtgaCGAGCAGGgggatgaggaggaggatgaagaagATGAcggaaagaaaggaaagaaagtgGAAGCTTGTGAAGATGAG GATGATGGGTACCAGACCACCAGTGTTGAGGAACTGGAAAAACAGATTGAAAAACTCACCAAG CAACAGAGCCAGTTCAGAAGGAAACTGTTTGAATCGTCTCATTCCTTGCGGTCAATGATGTTTGGTCAGGATCGATATAAGCGCAGGTACTGGGTTTTGCCCCAGTGTGGTGGAGTTTTTGTGGAGGCCCTGGAAAGTGGAGAAG GTCAAGAGGAACtggcaaaagagagagagagactgaagaaTGCAGAAATGATCCAGGTCAAGGAAGAGCCCCCTGAGGTACCAGAGGAGAAGCCTCTTGACATTATCAGTCTCAACATCGGCGGTGCAGAGAGCAGGGAGAAGGGAAAGCAGAAGGACAATCCTAATCTATTCTTGCAGAAGCCAGGCTCCTTCTCCAAACTCAGCAAACTCTTGGAAGTAGCAAAAATGTCTCCAGAGTTGGACACGTTGAACCAGAAACCAAACGGGAGCCAAGCCAGCATCCCCACAATGATCCCTTCTCCCAGTCACACTATTTCACAAAGCGCACTGAGCCCACAGCCGGCTGTTTCCCAGGGCTGCTCAGACTCCAAGCCGGACTCTACCTTGAACCTGTTTAATCCTCACCTGAACAGCCCAGGGAAGTTTTACAGTTCTCCGCTGCTTCCAAATGACCAGCTTTTAAGGGTACTGACAGAGAAAAGTGGACAGTGGTTTAGCCTTTTACCAAGGACACCTTGCGATGACACCTCTGTAACCCATCCCACCATGCCTACAACATCCTCCCCCAAGTCTTCAACAATGAGATCTAAATCTCCTTCCCCATCTCCAGCACCTATACTGGTGTCTGGATCACCACAACACCCAGTGGGGCTCAACCCCTTTGCATTTTCAGCACTTCAG ATGAAACCTGGCTTGCACCTAATGGGGCTTCCCTTTTGTGGATGGCCCTCTGGAATGCTGAGTCCAAATCTGCCCTTCACTAGTTCTCCACTACCGCATGCGCTGAATTCAGGATTCGGAGTGACAGAGGGAAATCACAATCCCTTCTTGGCAGCCAGCGTTTCCACAAGTAAAAGCGAGTCTCCTGTGCCACAAAATGAGAAGCCCCCATCTGCCCCCTCTCCAGCAATTGAAGTAGCGAAGCCTGTGGACTATCCCTGTCCAAGGCCCATTCCAGAAG AAATGCAGACTGGTTGGTGGAGAGTCACAGATGCAGAGGAACTTAGAACGTTGGTTAAAGTATTACATCTCAGAGGAATAAGGGAAAAAGCCTTGCAGAAGCAAATTCAAAAACACATGGATTACATCAGCCAAGCTTGCTCTAAGAATagagatg TTGCCATTATGGAGATAAGTAACAATGAAGAAAACCAAGTAACTCAGGAAACTTTGGAGAGCTGGTGTGTAGAAGAGCAGGCAATGGACATGGATATAGCAATTCTGCAGCAAGTGGAAGAGCTGGAAAGGAGAGTAGCTTCCGCAAGCCTGCAAGTCAAG GGGTGGATCTATCCAGAGCCTCACTCGGAGAGGGAAGATCTGGTGTACTACGAGCACAAGCCACTCACTAAGTTGAAGCCTGAAGAAGATAATGTAGGGGAAAAACAAGACTGCAGTGATAGCAGCATTGTGCGCCACATCAACAACCCCCTAGATATAGCTGTAACCAGGCTGGCTGAATTGGAGAGGAACATTGAGCGAAGGTATCTGAAGAGCCCCTTAAGTACCACCATTCAGATCAAACTGGATAATGTGGGCACAGTTACTGTCCCTGCTCCTGCACCATCCAATAGTGGTGATGGTGACGG AGGTGAAGAGGATATTGCTCCGGGCCTCAAAGTGTGGAGGAAGGCATTGAGTGAGGTGCGCAGTGCTGCTCAGGTGGCTCTCTGTATTcagcagctgcagaaatcaaTTGCCTGGGAGAAATCCATCATGAAAGTT TACTGCCAAATTTGCCGAAAGGGAGATAATGAAGAACTACTCTTGCTATGTGATGGTTGTGACAAAGGATGTCATACTTACTGTCATAGACCCAAGATAACCACAATACCTGAGGGTGACTGGTTTTGTCCTGCCTGCATTGCGAAG GCAAGTGGTCAGTCCCCAAGGAGCAAAAAGCTCCAAAACCGAGGAGTGAGAAAAGGCAATGACGTGAAATGCAGCAAGAAGCTGTCCGTGGCTGGAGATGTCTCGGAGGATGATGCTGCAAGTACAAGCAGTACTCCAAAGAAAGGGGGCAAAGAGCCCAAAAAGAGGAAAGGTGATGAAAATACATCCTTAAACCAGACCAAGCAGGAGAGCTCCTCCTGTGTGAAAAAAGCTAAAACAGCAAGAGATAACGCCAAGGATCTGGCTTTGTGCAG ccTTATCCTGTCTGAGTTGGAAACACATGAAGATGCATGGCCATTCTTGCTTCCTGTGAATTTGAAGCTTGTGTCTGGCTataaaaaagtaataaagaaaCCAATGGCCTTTGCAACCATTCGAGAGAAACTGGATAGCTGCCA GTACCAAAATCTTGAAGCATTTGTTGTGGATGTCAGACTAGTTTTTGATAACTGTGAAACTTTCAATGAAGATGATTCTGACATAGGAAGAGCTGGTCATAACATGAGAAGATTTTTTGAGATACGATGGACTGAACTTTTCCAAACAAGCTAA